From Cystobacter fuscus DSM 2262:
GCCGTCCCGCCAGGGTCACGCCCTCGGGGTCCACCTCCACGGCGTTGGCGATGTCGGTGAAGCCCTGCCGGTTGCCCTGCCGCAGGTACAGCTCACCCCGGTTGACGAGCGCCACCGGATTGCCCGGATCGCGCTCCAGCGCCGCGCTGTACTCGGTGAGCGCCTCCTGCAGCCGGCCCAGCTTCTGGTACACCGTGCCCAGCGCCGCCCGGCTCGCCGCGTCCTGGGGATTTCCCGCCACCAACCCCTCGAAGAGGATGCGCGCCTCCTCGTGGCGCCCCGCCCCCGCCAGGTCACACCCCACCCGGGCGATGGCCTTCGCCTCCTCGAAGGTCATCCCCTCCACCTCCGCCCACGTCGCCTCCCCCCGCACGAACGCCTCGAGCTTTTGCACCGTCGCCGTGTCCATGGCCGCTCCCTCGTACTTGATGACCCGTCCCATCGCCCGGCTCACGCGCTGCGCATGTTGGAGAGGGCCGTCTTCGCC
This genomic window contains:
- a CDS encoding tetratricopeptide repeat protein, with protein sequence MGRVIKYEGAAMDTATVQKLEAFVRGEATWAEVEGMTFEEAKAIARVGCDLAGAGRHEEARILFEGLVAGNPQDAASRAALGTVYQKLGRLQEALTEYSAALERDPGNPVALVNRGELYLRQGNRQGFTDIANAVEVDPEGVTLAGRRARALVKAIALAAVEKMKGEAARA